In a genomic window of Streptomyces noursei ATCC 11455:
- a CDS encoding class I adenylate-forming enzyme family protein, whose product MFEDARIHTLWELVEYRARASGGAPMFYDGDGGRAVTFGEVRDAALRAAAGFRELGIGAGTRVMWQLPTRIDTVIASLALARLGAVQTPVIPLHRAREVGFVLAESAAEFVLVPGVWRGFDFTAMVRDAVGERTDVRVVPLADGLPDGDPGGLPTAPEGDDERTRWVYYTSGTTSAPKGVEHTDASLIAGGVGLATALGMSADDIGSIAFPYAHVAGPDYVIAMLVSGFPAVVLEAFDADRAAEVYRRHGVTMAGGSTAFYQAFHDASRRRRAAAPDAGPLIPSLRLLSGGGAPLPPELYRAAGRELGCAIVHGYGMTESPMIAMGTPYDTDEQLAHTVGRPVAGARVRIVRADGSAVATGGTGEVTVSGPMVFRRYTDPALTAEAFTADGWFRTGDLGHLRADGHLVLTGRLKDIIIRKGENISAQEIEDLVHTHPAVAEAAVIGLPDRERGERVCAVVALAGSADGAEAPRLTLADLTAHLRAAGLMTQKLPEQLEIVEVLPRGGPLNKVRKTALRERYGRAPGAPTGSGAPGSPH is encoded by the coding sequence GTGTTCGAAGACGCTCGTATACACACGTTGTGGGAACTGGTCGAGTACCGGGCGCGGGCCTCCGGGGGCGCGCCGATGTTCTACGACGGGGACGGCGGGCGGGCCGTGACCTTCGGCGAGGTGCGGGACGCGGCGCTGCGCGCGGCGGCCGGATTCCGGGAGTTGGGGATCGGGGCCGGGACGCGGGTGATGTGGCAGCTGCCGACGCGCATCGACACGGTGATCGCGTCGCTGGCGCTGGCCCGGCTCGGGGCCGTGCAGACCCCGGTGATCCCGCTGCACCGGGCCCGGGAGGTCGGGTTCGTGCTGGCGGAGTCGGCGGCGGAGTTCGTCCTCGTGCCCGGGGTGTGGCGGGGGTTCGACTTCACGGCGATGGTGCGCGACGCGGTCGGGGAGCGCACCGACGTGCGGGTGGTCCCGTTGGCGGACGGGCTGCCGGACGGGGATCCGGGCGGGTTGCCGACCGCCCCGGAAGGGGACGACGAGCGCACGCGCTGGGTCTACTACACGTCCGGGACGACCTCCGCACCCAAGGGCGTCGAGCACACCGACGCCTCGCTCATCGCGGGCGGGGTGGGGCTGGCCACCGCGCTGGGCATGTCGGCCGACGACATCGGCTCGATCGCCTTCCCGTACGCGCACGTCGCCGGGCCGGACTACGTCATCGCCATGCTGGTCAGCGGGTTTCCGGCGGTCGTGCTGGAGGCGTTCGACGCGGACCGGGCGGCCGAGGTCTACCGCCGCCACGGGGTGACCATGGCGGGCGGCAGCACCGCCTTCTACCAGGCGTTCCACGACGCATCGCGGCGCCGCCGGGCGGCCGCGCCGGACGCCGGCCCCCTGATCCCCTCGCTGCGGCTGCTGTCCGGCGGCGGCGCGCCGCTGCCGCCCGAGCTGTACCGGGCGGCCGGGCGGGAGTTGGGCTGCGCGATCGTGCACGGCTACGGCATGACCGAGTCTCCGATGATCGCGATGGGGACGCCGTACGACACGGACGAGCAGCTGGCGCACACGGTCGGCAGGCCGGTGGCGGGCGCGCGGGTGCGGATCGTCCGGGCGGACGGGAGCGCGGTGGCGACCGGTGGGACCGGCGAGGTGACGGTCTCGGGGCCGATGGTGTTCCGGCGGTACACCGATCCGGCGCTGACGGCCGAGGCGTTCACCGCGGACGGCTGGTTCCGGACCGGCGATCTGGGGCACCTGCGCGCCGACGGGCATCTGGTGCTGACCGGGCGGCTGAAGGACATCATCATCAGGAAGGGCGAGAACATCTCCGCCCAGGAGATCGAGGACCTGGTGCACACCCATCCGGCGGTTGCGGAGGCGGCGGTGATCGGGCTGCCGGACCGGGAGCGGGGGGAGCGGGTCTGCGCGGTGGTCGCGCTCGCCGGGTCGGCGGACGGGGCGGAGGCCCCCCGGCTCACCCTGGCCGACCTCACCGCGCATCTGCGGGCCGCCGGGCTGATGACGCAGAAGCTGCCGGAGCAGCTGGAGATCGTCGAGGTGCTGCCGCGCGGCGGCCCCCTGAACAAGGTGCGCAAGACGGCGCTGCGGGAGCGCTACGGACGCGCGCCGGGCGCACCGACGGGTTCCGGGGCGCCCGGGAGTCCTCACTGA
- a CDS encoding AfsR/SARP family transcriptional regulator: MDDGPGQVRERLRFTVLGPVRAWRGETPLAAGSPQQRALLAALLLRGGRTATAPELVDALWGDEPPHAALAALRTYASRLRKALGADAEALVSESGGYALRPVDGHPLDLDHDAAEQFAAEAEKAKAAGDRGRARELLDAALHLWDGEPLAGIPGPYAENQRARLQEWQLSLTEAHLDLETGCHAEAVSELTALTAAHPLRERLRELLMLALYRSGRQAEALAVYADTRRLLADELGVDPCASLSELHQRILRADAELDAPATADPGSPEATFVRPRQLPATVADFTGRAAFVTELSDQLATAEGSVMAVSAVAGIGGVGKTTLAVHVAHTAREHFPDGQLYVDLQGAGHNPAEPEAVLGAFLRALGTADSAIPDGLEERAALYRSALAGRRVLALLDNARDAAQVRPLLPGTAGCAALITSRSRMIDLASAHLVDLDVMSPEEALTLFTRIVGEERVTSERQAAMAVVGACGFLPLAIRIAASRLAARRTWTVSTLASKLADERRRLDELRAGDLAVKATFELGYKQLEPAQARAFRLLGLADGPDISLTAAAALLDLDPVSTEDLVESLVDASLLESAAPGRYRFHDLVRLYARACAERDEHPPTEHEAALSRLLDFYLVTASRMYELERPGDRLIAHMERVTHPGLEFPDRASALEWLFSEAGCILACAQQSTGPRAVRRAVDLLLLTRDLAESGADALQYEQTNIALLAAARDAGDQRAEARIHTALTNVHTLAGRFDEAEEHAKSAMLLGVASEDPFSSSYAPNDRGIIATTKHRYDDAEAYLTQALSAFRDDGNKQSEASALCNLSRLHMDTGRLDSAIRLAQTGIAIYRELGAQRRLANGMYALGLAFARAKRMDEATTQLTDALTIFQESRQRFWVGMTHFRLAEISLADHRPAQAAASAEQALTALRGLGGGWWRANVLLLLGRTLHELGHLRRARACWEEALAIYERLGVSETAEVQDLLRHAPVA, translated from the coding sequence ATGGACGACGGTCCGGGACAGGTGCGGGAGCGGCTCCGCTTCACCGTGCTCGGTCCCGTGCGGGCCTGGCGCGGCGAGACGCCGCTGGCGGCGGGTTCCCCGCAGCAGCGCGCCCTGCTCGCGGCGCTGCTGCTGCGCGGCGGTCGGACCGCCACCGCGCCCGAGCTCGTCGACGCCCTGTGGGGCGACGAACCGCCGCACGCCGCGTTGGCCGCACTGCGGACATACGCCTCCCGGCTCCGCAAGGCGCTCGGCGCCGACGCGGAGGCCCTGGTCAGCGAGTCCGGCGGGTACGCCCTCCGGCCCGTGGACGGCCACCCGCTGGACCTCGACCACGACGCCGCGGAGCAGTTCGCCGCCGAGGCCGAGAAGGCGAAGGCCGCCGGCGACCGCGGCCGGGCCCGCGAACTCCTCGACGCCGCCCTGCACCTGTGGGACGGCGAGCCGCTGGCCGGGATCCCCGGCCCGTACGCCGAGAACCAGCGGGCCCGCCTCCAGGAGTGGCAACTGTCGTTGACCGAGGCCCACCTCGACCTGGAGACCGGCTGCCACGCCGAGGCGGTCTCCGAGCTCACCGCGCTGACCGCCGCGCACCCGCTGCGCGAGCGGCTGCGGGAGCTGCTGATGCTGGCCCTCTACCGCAGCGGCCGACAGGCCGAGGCGCTCGCCGTGTACGCGGACACCCGCCGGCTGCTCGCCGACGAGCTGGGCGTGGACCCCTGCGCCTCGCTCTCCGAACTCCACCAGCGGATCCTGCGGGCCGACGCCGAACTGGACGCCCCGGCCACCGCCGACCCCGGCTCGCCTGAGGCCACCTTCGTCCGGCCCCGTCAGCTTCCCGCCACGGTCGCCGACTTCACCGGCCGGGCGGCCTTCGTCACCGAGCTCAGCGACCAGCTGGCCACGGCCGAGGGCAGCGTGATGGCGGTCTCCGCGGTGGCCGGCATCGGCGGGGTCGGCAAGACCACCCTGGCGGTGCACGTCGCGCACACCGCCCGGGAGCACTTCCCGGACGGCCAGCTCTACGTCGACCTCCAGGGCGCGGGACACAACCCGGCCGAGCCGGAAGCGGTGCTCGGCGCCTTCCTGCGCGCCCTGGGCACCGCGGACTCGGCCATCCCGGACGGGTTGGAGGAGCGGGCGGCCCTGTACCGCTCCGCGCTCGCCGGACGGCGCGTCCTGGCCCTGCTGGACAACGCCCGGGACGCCGCCCAGGTCCGCCCCCTGCTGCCCGGTACGGCGGGGTGCGCCGCCTTGATCACCAGCCGGTCGCGGATGATCGACCTGGCCTCGGCGCACCTGGTCGACCTCGATGTGATGAGCCCCGAGGAGGCCCTGACCCTCTTCACCCGCATCGTCGGCGAGGAGCGCGTCACCTCCGAGCGGCAGGCCGCCATGGCGGTCGTCGGCGCCTGCGGGTTCCTGCCGCTGGCCATCCGGATCGCCGCGTCCCGGCTGGCCGCCCGCCGCACCTGGACGGTCTCCACCCTCGCCAGCAAGCTCGCCGACGAGCGCCGCCGGCTGGACGAGCTGCGCGCCGGCGACCTGGCCGTGAAGGCCACCTTCGAACTGGGCTACAAGCAGCTGGAGCCGGCGCAGGCCCGCGCCTTCCGGCTGCTGGGCCTGGCCGACGGCCCGGACATCTCGCTGACCGCCGCGGCGGCGCTCCTCGACCTGGACCCCGTCTCCACCGAGGACCTGGTCGAGTCCCTCGTCGACGCCTCCCTCCTGGAGTCGGCGGCGCCCGGCCGCTACCGCTTCCACGACCTGGTCCGGCTCTACGCACGTGCCTGCGCCGAGCGGGACGAGCACCCCCCGACGGAGCACGAGGCGGCACTGTCAAGGCTGTTGGATTTCTACCTCGTGACGGCCTCGCGGATGTACGAGCTGGAACGCCCGGGCGACCGCCTCATCGCGCACATGGAGCGCGTCACCCATCCAGGACTGGAATTCCCGGACCGCGCCTCGGCATTGGAGTGGCTGTTCAGCGAGGCGGGATGCATCTTGGCCTGCGCACAGCAATCGACGGGCCCCCGTGCCGTGCGGCGTGCGGTGGACCTGCTGCTGCTGACCCGGGACCTCGCCGAATCGGGTGCCGACGCGCTGCAGTACGAGCAGACCAACATCGCCCTCCTCGCAGCCGCCCGCGACGCCGGTGACCAGCGCGCCGAGGCACGCATCCACACGGCACTCACCAACGTCCACACCCTGGCCGGCCGCTTCGACGAGGCCGAGGAACACGCCAAGTCGGCGATGCTCCTGGGGGTGGCCTCGGAGGACCCGTTCTCCTCTTCCTACGCGCCGAACGACCGGGGCATCATCGCGACCACCAAGCATCGTTACGACGACGCCGAGGCATACCTCACGCAGGCGCTCTCCGCCTTCCGTGACGACGGCAACAAGCAGTCCGAAGCGAGCGCGCTGTGCAACCTCTCCCGCCTCCACATGGACACCGGACGGCTGGACAGCGCGATCCGGCTCGCCCAGACCGGTATCGCGATCTACCGTGAGCTCGGGGCACAACGGCGGCTGGCGAACGGCATGTACGCGCTGGGGCTCGCGTTCGCCCGCGCCAAGCGCATGGACGAGGCGACCACGCAACTCACCGATGCCCTGACGATATTCCAGGAGAGCAGGCAGCGGTTCTGGGTGGGGATGACGCACTTCCGACTTGCGGAGATCTCCCTCGCCGACCACCGCCCCGCCCAGGCCGCCGCCAGCGCGGAGCAGGCCCTCACCGCGCTGCGCGGCCTGGGCGGCGGGTGGTGGCGAGCCAACGTCCTGCTGTTGCTCGGCCGCACGCTCCACGAACTGGGACACCTCAGGCGGGCGCGGGCCTGCTGGGAGGAAGCCCTCGCCATCTACGAAAGACTAGGTGTTTCGGAGACCGCCGAAGTGCAGGATCTCCTGCGGCACGCGCCGGTGGCCTGA